GAGGTCCGTGCCCGCGAGAACGTCAAGGAGACCATCGAGGAGACGGCCGATATGAGCGAAGTCATCGAGCGACTCGAGGGCGGGACCTGATACTGTCGGCTGTACCATGTAGCAAATACTCGGCACCCCGGGGTGCCGAGAATTGTGACGAACGTACAGCCGGAAGTATGAGACGGCGGTCTCGCGTGGCGGGTTTCCCCGTTCTGGGTATCAGTCCGACGCTGCGGAGTGTACGACGCCGCCGAAAGCGTCCCGCTCGCGTCAGCGCTCTTCGCTATGCGTTCACGGGCGCTCTGCGCCCGTTCACTATTCTCGAGGAACGCTTCGCTCCGTTCAGCGTTCCTCGCGATTCTCGCGGCTCCGCCGCTCGAACTGCATGAAGAGCGCTGTCAGCGCTCTTCACTATCCAGCACCCGAATCTGGTCCCCGCGGACCGTCACGGGGATCGGGACCGTCGCCTCGTACAGCTCGACGGTGACCTGGTCTTTGCCCTCGTCGATGCGCTGGACCTGCGCCTTCTCGCCCTTGAACGGGCCGGCGATGAGCTCGACGATGTCCCCCTCGGCGATGCCCTCGACGTCCGGTTTCGGCGAGAGGAAGTGCTCGACTTCCGCGATGGAGGACTCGCCCTGGACCACGCCGTTGGCGTGGGGAATCTCGTCCAAGATGCGGTCGAAGACGGCGATGTCGCCGGCCTCGACCATCACGTAGCTGGTCAGCGAGTCCGGCGCCAGTGCGGCGTGGATGTCCGGCTCCTCGCGGTTGATTATCATGTCGGCGACGGTGCGTTCCTGGCTCGCGGTGGTCTTGACAGCGTAGATACCCATCTGTTTACACCGGCTTTGCGCCAGGGACGAAGCTCATCACGGCGAAAATGATGAACC
The DNA window shown above is from Haloarcula halobia and carries:
- a CDS encoding transcription elongation factor Spt5, with translation MGIYAVKTTASQERTVADMIINREEPDIHAALAPDSLTSYVMVEAGDIAVFDRILDEIPHANGVVQGESSIAEVEHFLSPKPDVEGIAEGDIVELIAGPFKGEKAQVQRIDEGKDQVTVELYEATVPIPVTVRGDQIRVLDSEER